One Panicum virgatum strain AP13 chromosome 3N, P.virgatum_v5, whole genome shotgun sequence DNA segment encodes these proteins:
- the LOC120663635 gene encoding NDR1/HIN1-like protein 1, whose translation MSKDCGNHGDDDLRRSCRRLLGLLLGLALIVAIIALIVYLVLRPTHPRFFLQDASLRQLDLANGSSNLLSTTLQVTVASRNPNDRVGVYYDRLDVYASYKYQQITVAASLPPVYQGHGDVDVWSPVLAGPNVPFAPYLADALQQDCQAGYLILQVKIDGRVRWKVGSWISGHYHLFVTCPAFLVTNGGNGAPGASGFKFQTTTSCRVEV comes from the coding sequence ATGAGCAAGGACTGCGGCAaccacggcgacgacgacctCCGCCGCTCGTGCCGGCGCCTGCTCGGCCTCCTCCTGGGCCTGGCCCTCATCGTCGCCATCATCGCGCTCATCGTCTACCTCGTCCTCCGCCCCACGCACCCGCGCTTCTTCCTGCAGGACGCCTcgctccgccagctcgacctCGCCAACGGCTCCTCCAACCTCCTCTCCACCACGCTCCAGgtcaccgtcgcctcccgcAACCCCAACGACCGCGTCGGCGTCTACTACGACCGCCTCGACGTCTACGCCTCCTACAAGTACCAGCAGATCACCGTCGCCGCCTCGCTCCCGCCGGTCTACCAGGGCCACGGCGACGTCGACGTCTGGTCGCCCGTCCTCGCCGGCCCCAACGTCCCCTTCGCCCCCTACCTCGCCGACGCGCTCCAGCAGGACTGCCAGGCCGGCTACCTCATCCTCCAGGTCAAGATCGACGGCCGCGTCAGGTGGAAGGTCGGCAGCTGGATCTCCGGCCACTACCACCTCTTCGTCACCTGCCCGGCCTTCCTCGTCACCAACGGCGGCAACGGCGCGCCGGGGGCCAGCGGATTCAAGTTCCAGACCACCACCTCCTGCCGCGTCGAGGTCTAG